The following are from one region of the Mauremys reevesii isolate NIE-2019 linkage group 2, ASM1616193v1, whole genome shotgun sequence genome:
- the SNRNP27 gene encoding U4/U6.U5 small nuclear ribonucleoprotein 27 kDa protein isoform X1, with protein MVRSRSRSPPRRERRRSRSASRERERRRRERSRSRERDRRRSRSRSPHRRRSRSPRRHRSSSSSPSRQKERRDDEKKENKDTKSKEHQITEEDMEGKTEEEIEMMKTMGFASFDTTKAVHEQKRRIQQTVGFYCLMSSLVTCEECPLEHEWLTFYCLAMTCVCWDLRDRNSASHRKMKSAYL; from the exons ATGGTCCGGAGCCGCTCCAGGTCCCCCCCGCGGAGGG AACGTAGGCGCTCTCGTTCTGCATCccgggagagggagaggaggcgaCGGGAGCGTTCGAGGTCCCGGGagagggacaggaggaggagtcGTTCCCGTTCCCCACACAGGAGGCGATCCAG GTCCCCAAGACGGCACAGATCCAGCTCTTCTTCCCCGTCCCGGCAGAAGGAAAGGCGAGATgatgaaaagaaagaaaacaaagacacCAAAAGCAAAGAGCATCAGATCACCG AAGAAGATATGGAAGGCAAAACAGAGGAGGAAATTGAGATGATGAAAACGATGGGATTTGCATCCTTTGACACAACAAAA GCAGTACATGAACAGAAAAGGCGGATTCAACAGACCGTTGGATTTTATTGCTTGATGTCTAGTCTTGTTACCTGTGAAGAATGCCCTCTGGAGCATGAATGGTTAACATTTTACTGTCTCGCTATGACTTGTGTGTGCTGGGATCTCAGAGACAGGAACTCAGCTTCTCACCGTAAAATGAAATCAGCTTATTTATGA
- the SNRNP27 gene encoding U4/U6.U5 small nuclear ribonucleoprotein 27 kDa protein isoform X2, which translates to MVRSRSRSPPRRERRRSRSASRERERRRRERSRSRERDRRRSRSRSPHRRRSRSPRRHRSSSSSPSRQKERRDDEKKENKDTKSKEHQITEEDMEGKTEEEIEMMKTMGFASFDTTKGKKVDGSVNAYAINVSQKRKYRQYMNRKGGFNRPLDFIA; encoded by the exons ATGGTCCGGAGCCGCTCCAGGTCCCCCCCGCGGAGGG AACGTAGGCGCTCTCGTTCTGCATCccgggagagggagaggaggcgaCGGGAGCGTTCGAGGTCCCGGGagagggacaggaggaggagtcGTTCCCGTTCCCCACACAGGAGGCGATCCAG GTCCCCAAGACGGCACAGATCCAGCTCTTCTTCCCCGTCCCGGCAGAAGGAAAGGCGAGATgatgaaaagaaagaaaacaaagacacCAAAAGCAAAGAGCATCAGATCACCG AAGAAGATATGGAAGGCAAAACAGAGGAGGAAATTGAGATGATGAAAACGATGGGATTTGCATCCTTTGACACAACAAAA GGAAAGAAAGTGGATGGCTCTGTAAATGCCTACGCTATAAACGTGTCACAGAAGAGAAAGTACAG GCAGTACATGAACAGAAAAGGCGGATTCAACAGACCGTTGGATTTTATTGCTTGA